DNA from Acidobacteriota bacterium:
GTTGGGCCAGTATGGATACCGCGTTGTGGAAGATTCCGCGCGAGGTGGTTGCCCACCCCTGGTTTATCGCAACGCTGTTTGATACTTACTTTGGATTTTTAACCTTTTATCTGTGGGTGATTTACAAGGAATCATCCTGGCTGGCCCGTATCGTCTGGCTGATTGCCATTTTGCTTCTGG
Protein-coding regions in this window:
- a CDS encoding DUF1475 family protein, translated to MIWTLRIFFLFVLASMLAVTSWASMDTALWKIPREVVAHPWFIATLFDTYFGFLTFYLWVIYKESSWLARIVWLIAILLLGNIAMAVYALIQLFRVRPDARIEDVLLKARS